One genomic segment of Pseudomonas chlororaphis subsp. aurantiaca includes these proteins:
- a CDS encoding tetratricopeptide repeat protein, with product MPTKRFLPGLILALCAVASHCSVAAERKASQQSNTASTTLIESASQQYADGQLDQAAATLERALHIQPNNPATLHYLGVLRLQQGQYQQAEALATRSNMRVGRNLALRNRNLQLIQAAQKAQASNNPPNTDERLVAVREGLEEEVKRRREAETVAAEQPPPDTERRPETFTREAAESTADWPTDDRPSPEGQLRMTSAEPASTYDEIEIPRGHRPPPGKCRIWFPDRPPGHQPKPGKCKKLRDRVPSGAYLVQG from the coding sequence ATGCCAACCAAGCGTTTTCTGCCAGGTCTGATCCTGGCGCTCTGCGCAGTCGCGTCGCATTGTTCGGTTGCGGCCGAGCGCAAAGCCTCTCAGCAAAGTAACACCGCATCAACCACCCTGATTGAATCTGCCTCGCAGCAGTATGCAGATGGCCAGTTGGACCAGGCCGCTGCCACACTGGAACGAGCCCTGCATATCCAACCGAACAATCCCGCGACCCTGCACTACCTCGGCGTGTTGCGTCTTCAGCAGGGGCAGTATCAGCAGGCTGAGGCGCTGGCGACGCGCTCCAACATGCGGGTCGGTCGCAACCTCGCGTTACGCAATCGCAACCTCCAATTGATCCAGGCGGCGCAGAAGGCCCAGGCGTCGAATAACCCACCCAACACCGACGAGCGCCTGGTTGCCGTACGGGAGGGCCTGGAAGAAGAGGTTAAAAGGCGCCGTGAAGCAGAAACTGTCGCCGCCGAGCAGCCCCCTCCGGACACTGAACGCCGCCCTGAGACCTTCACCCGCGAAGCGGCGGAGAGCACAGCAGACTGGCCAACGGATGACAGGCCAAGCCCCGAAGGGCAACTGCGAATGACGTCCGCCGAGCCAGCCTCCACGTACGACGAGATTGAGATTCCCCGTGGCCATCGACCGCCTCCGGGTAAATGTCGAATCTGGTTTCCCGATCGCCCGCCGGGGCATCAGCCCAAGCCCGGCAAATGCAAGAAGCTGCGCGATCGGGTTCCGTCCGGAGCTTACCTGGTACAGGGGTGA
- a CDS encoding LysR family transcriptional regulator, whose translation MVSEANWDDLRLLLAVSRRGSFLQAGQLLGIAASTVSRRLTQLESALGEPLVERGVEGCWLTSRGQSLVEVALAAEAGLRRQTVAGLSALDTELSGSVLVSAGEGFASCVLEAASRFTALHPRCTVELLVAADFHKIVRGVADIAVRTAHLGEPSLIYRPIGRLAYGVFADADYLRRFPQVTPASAVNIGLLPPLDMLPQVRVAKAAGLERAQISVNSFALQLDAVRRGLGVAVLPRVLAQDLIELFPELQLPDMEVYLVTRPQALKQAHIKCFFAMLEQVLLEALALEKVEDGALGGEG comes from the coding sequence ATGGTGTCGGAAGCGAATTGGGACGATCTTCGCCTGTTGTTGGCCGTCTCGCGGCGTGGCAGTTTTCTGCAAGCGGGCCAGCTGCTGGGGATCGCGGCGTCTACGGTGTCCCGCCGGTTGACTCAGCTTGAGAGTGCCCTGGGCGAGCCGCTCGTCGAGCGCGGCGTCGAGGGGTGCTGGTTGACCTCGCGGGGCCAGTCCCTGGTGGAAGTGGCCCTGGCGGCGGAAGCGGGCTTGAGGCGGCAAACCGTTGCCGGCCTGTCCGCGCTGGACACCGAGCTGTCGGGCAGTGTCCTGGTCAGTGCGGGGGAGGGCTTTGCGTCGTGCGTGCTGGAGGCGGCGAGTCGCTTCACCGCGCTTCACCCGCGTTGCACGGTGGAGTTGCTGGTGGCCGCCGACTTTCACAAGATCGTCCGTGGCGTGGCCGACATTGCAGTGCGTACCGCCCACCTGGGCGAGCCGTCGCTGATTTACCGACCCATAGGCCGGCTCGCCTACGGGGTCTTCGCCGATGCGGATTATCTGCGGCGCTTTCCACAGGTGACGCCGGCTTCGGCAGTCAATATCGGCCTGCTGCCACCGCTGGACATGTTGCCGCAAGTGCGGGTGGCCAAGGCCGCCGGCCTGGAGCGCGCGCAGATCAGCGTGAACTCGTTCGCCTTGCAACTGGACGCGGTGCGGCGAGGCCTTGGGGTAGCCGTGCTGCCGCGTGTGCTGGCGCAGGACCTGATCGAGTTGTTCCCGGAGCTCCAGCTTCCCGATATGGAGGTCTATCTGGTGACCCGGCCACAGGCCTTGAAGCAGGCTCACATCAAATGTTTTTTTGCCATGCTGGAGCAGGTGCTGCTCGAAGCCCTGGCCCTGGAGAAGGTTGAAGATGGTGCCTTGGGAGGCGAGGGCTGA